A single region of the Pyricularia oryzae 70-15 chromosome 4, whole genome shotgun sequence genome encodes:
- a CDS encoding phosphatidylinositol-4-phosphate 5-kinase its3 (PtdIns(4)P-5-kinase): MPSRSFIESQQQPDSLHSDFKPNAAGVVHFDFGFTSDKVHGNQPVHRAPSSHPSNDSFDEAYSSTSSNTSNSSSACAPPTRLNGDDSAGNTSIPADMTSATAMSNGKPGAGEKLSHVETTESFYRKPLVNGVTTTTLVDRTVSSTPNQQQQYMSPPAHSPPEPPRQRISNGMNHDDQKMHVSAAHRDSHLLRASMTSTNGESIPPTPVDMYMKPMHRADVVTLDTSTASAPSHNFSNPTSPTPATPERNGVPHRFSSPPHYNSNGGTPSSSSAGLAPPGAALKHRHTLEVPKVGPSRGSRDGPDAAYTSGRFSPTNTPTGGRRASLSLVRRNTRSLHSDMPRDEIIPDDDALRWAEAYRQKRASKRKRLEEDDDRVVIGNKVDEKHTNWVAAYNMLTGIRVSVSRTNAKLDRALTDEDFQTKQKSTFDVAGNELVPSAKYDFKFKDYAPWVFRRLRAIFGLDPADYLMSLTGKYILSELGSPGKSGSFFYFSRDYKYIIKTIHHSEHKFLRKILKDYYEHATENPNTLLSQFYGLHRVKVAYGRKIHFVVMNNLFPPHRDIHQTFDLKGSTIGRDYKEDNLGQNPRATLKDLNWLRRKKHLELGIQKKQLFLEQLRKDVKLLQKLKIMDYSLLIGIHDLQRGNEENLRHKTLQVFNPGGSAGPDEPDPAKSVLLRTPSKLENQRKARELRQMIKSERPIPMGEGSSTMPNELEQGVRSDSVFYKDDGGFQATHEDNSPGEEIYYLGVIDCLTHYGFLKKIEHFWKGLSHDRTQISPVPPEEYGDRFINFMSGITMSPEEVERETQERDARMQAAAAVADAQAAAAQEDREKGKERVSSWNSNSRSKTNAIPPVPSHQPPPIPGSKSPEVEDVVRRAEHEAFKHPEREQEVPDMILRTTTDGPMESKGSTAPGSKVNGSASTASERREPAQPAAVLPVVEEAGEASSMGGRSRSRVSNRSDMSSHSERRPVTPAKDRGRSHGFSVLSALKGNQKGLPPPTPPKSSHLKPESADSGYGVVGGGGHIIKTGRVRSNSDARSTKGSISRESLDKALPPLPT, from the exons ATGCCCTCCAGGTCTTTTATCGAAAGCCAACAGCAGCCCGACAGCTTGCACTCAGACTTCAAACCAaacgccgccggcgtcgtcCATTTCGACTTTGGCTTCACTAGCGACAAGGTCCATGGAAACCAGCCTGTGCACCGGGCCCCCTCTTCACATCCATCGAATGATAGTTTCGACGAAGCCTACAGCAGCACCTCGAGCAACACATCAaactcgtcgtcggcctgcgcTCCCCCGACACGCCTGAATGGGGACGATTCGGCGGGCAATACCTCAATTCCCGCCGACATGACGTCCGCCACAGCGATGTCGAACGGGAAgcccggcgccggcgagAAGCTCTCTCATGTCGAGACCACCGAATCCTTTTACCGAAAGCCATTGGTAAATGGTGTTACCACAACCACCTTGGTCGACAGAACCGTCTCCTCCACTCCAAATCAACAACAGCAGTACATGTCCCCACCCGCACACTCGCCCCCTGAGCCTCCGCGGCAAAGGATCAGTAATGGCATGAACCACGATGATCAGAAGATGCACGTGTCGGCTGCTCACCGAGACAGCCATTTGTTGAGAGCATCAATGACCTCGACGAATGGCGAATCAATACCGCCCACACCAGTTGATATGTACATGAAGCCCATGCACCGGGCCGATGTCGTCACTCTGGATACCTCTACTGCCAGTGCCCCTTCCCATAACTTCTCTAACCCTACAAGTCCCACGCCCGCCACTCCGGAACGCAACGGCGTACCTCACCGCTTCTCATCTCCTCCTCATTACAACTCTAATGGAGGCACGCCATCGTCCTCCTCGGCTGGGCTCGCACCACCAGGGGCTGCTCTGAAACACCGTCACACCTTGGAAGTACCAAAGGTTGGTCCGTCTAGGGGGTCTCGGGATGGTCCGGATGCAGCTTATACCAGTGGGCGGTTCTCACCCACCAACACGCCAACTGGCGGGCGTAGGGCTTCTCTGAGCTTGGTTCGTAGGAATACCAGGTCACTGCACTCCGACATGCCCCGTGACGAGATAATACCAGACGACGACGCTCTTAGGTGGGCCGAGGCATACCGTCAAAAGAGGGCGAGCAAGCGCAAGCGTTTggaagaggacgacgaccGGGTTGTCATCGGAAACAAGGTCGACGAAAAACACACCAACTGGGTTGCAGCCTACAACATGCTTACGGGCATTCGCGTCTCTGTTTCGCGAACGAACGCGAAGCTGGATAGGGCACTGACCGACGAAGACTTCCAGACCAAGCAAAAGTCCACGTTTGACGT TGCCGGCAATGAACTTGTTCCATCCGCAAAATACGACTTCAAGTTCAAGGACTACGCGCCGTGGGTCTTCCGCCGCCTCCGTGCCATCTTCGGTCTCGATCCCGCCGACTATCTGATGTCTCTGACTGGCAAGTATATCTTGTCTGAGCTCGGTTCTCCCGGCAAGAGCGGCAGCTTCTTCTACTTTTCCCGCGACTATAAGTATATCATCAAAACCATTCATCACTCGGAACACAAATTTCTTCGCAAGATTCTCAAGGACTACTACGAACACGCGACCGAAAATCCGAACACGTTGCTGTCTCAGTTCTATGGTCTCCATCGTGTGAAGGTTGCATATGGTCGCAAGATTCACTTCGTGGTCATGAACAACCTCTTCCCACCGCACCGGGACATCCACCAAACGTTTGATCTGAAGGGCTCCACTATTGGGAGAGACTACAAGGAAGACAACCTGGGACAGAATCCACGTGCCACTCTGAAGGATCTGAACTGGCTCAGGCGTAAGAAGCACTTGGAGCTTGGGATCCAAAAGAAGCAGCTATTTTTGGAACAGCTGAGGAAGGACGTCAAGTTGCTGCAAAAGCTAAAGATCATGGATTACTCTTTGCTCATTGGGATTCACGATCTTCAACGAGGAAATGAGGAGAATCTGCGACACAAGACCCTCCAAGTCTTCAATCCAGGTGGTAGCGCAGGCCCGGATGAGCCCGACCCTGCGAAGTCAGTACTCTTGCGGACGCCATCGAAGCTGGAGAACCAGAGGAAAGCACGGGAGCTGAGGCAGATGATCAAATCCGAGAGGCCTATACCAATGGGCGAAGGCAGCAGCACTATGCCAAATGAGTTGGAACAAGGGGTCAGGTCAGATTCAGTATTCTACAAAGATGATGGGGGATTTCAAGCCACCCACGAAGACAATAGCCCTGGCGAAGAGATCTATTATCTGGGAGTCATCGACTGCCTTACTCAC TATGGATTCCTCAAGAAGATAGAACACTTCTGGAAGGGTTTGTCACACGATAGGACTCAGATCTCGCCAGTTCCTCCGGAAGAATATGGAGACCGCTTCATCAACTTCATGTCTGGCATAACGATGTCACCGGAAGAGGTAGAACGGGAAACCCAGGAGCGGGACGCTCGTATGCAAGCTGCTGCAGCTGTGGCGGATGCCCAGGCCGCAGCTGCGCAAGAGGATAGGGAGAAGGGCAAGGAACGTGTCTCGAGCTGGAACAGCAACTCCCGTTCGAAAACGAATGCGATCCCACCGGTTCCATCCCATCAACCACCTCCTATCCCTGGATCGAAGTCCCCTGAGGTCGAGGACGTAGTACGGAGGGCAGAGCATGAGGCATTCAAGCACCCCGAGCGAGAGCAGGAAGTGCCAGACATGATCTTGCGCACAACGACTGACGGGCCAATGGAATCGAAGGGATCTACGGCACCTGGGTCTAAGGTGAACGGTTCTGCCTCGACCGCATCGGAACGCAGGGAGCCTGCGCAACCTGCAGCTGTACTGCCGGTGGTGGAGGAGGCGGGAGAGGCCTCTTCAATGGGTGGGAGAAGCAGAAGCCGTGTGTCAAACCGCTCGGACATGTCGTCACATAGCGAGCGCAGGCCCGTTACGCCAGCCAAGGACCGGGGGCGTTCGCATGGATTTAGCGTCTTGTCGGCGTTGAAGGGCAACCAGAAAGGCCTTCCTCCACCGACGCCACCGAAAAGCAGTCATCTGAAGCCCGAAAGTGCAGACAGTGGGTACGGAGTGGTCGGGGGTGGTGGCCACATCATAAAGACAGGCCGAGTGCGGTCCAATTCCGATGCGCGTAGCACCAAGGGATCCATTAGCCGCGAGAGTCTCGATAAAGCCCTCCCGCCGCTCCCGACATAG